The following proteins come from a genomic window of Sorghum bicolor cultivar BTx623 chromosome 3, Sorghum_bicolor_NCBIv3, whole genome shotgun sequence:
- the LOC8078120 gene encoding cyclin-B1-3 translates to MASKKQAGPGFAVPAQEPKNGGDAARLVRKPMATFPQQAAARGRRALVDVGNLMNGRPSLVNRQKQAVAATANSHKAVDVGSKKPLVPQAAARSRRSLADIKNPRINDRAAPANRQRPLAAVSKRNGKAVMLKECKVKPEVIVISPDTEKEKKAKTSGGPRVCRRVPTLFGNLTKCSRASDGVVSSPKKTDPYDIDTPDSCNELAVVEYVEDIYRFYKSTEGTCLPLSSYMSSQTEISERMRAILIDWIIEVQYRLILMPETLYLTVYIIDQYLSMESVPRKELQLVGISAVLIASKYEETWAPLVKDLLCICDNAFTRDQVLTKEKAILDRLHWNLTVPTMYMFIVRYLKAAMGDKKLENMAFFYSELALVQYTMLVYPPSVTAAAAVYAARCTLGMNPLWTDILEHHTGLSEPQLLDCARRLINFHALAPESKQKAVYKKYSSPKLGAVALQYPDKKLLPV, encoded by the exons atggcgtccAAGAAGCAGGCGGGGCCGGGATTCGCGGTTCCCGCTCAGGAACCGAAGAACGGCGGCG ATGCGGCCAGACTCGTCAGGAAGCCAATGGCTACATTTCCACAGCAAGCGGCGGCAAGAGGCCGTAGGGCACTTGTCGACGTTGGCAATCTTATGAATGGCCGGCCTTCTCTTGTGAACCGACAGAAGCAAGCGGTTGCAGCAACAGCAAACAGCCATAAAGCAGTCGACGTTGGCAGCAAGAAGCCACTGGTTCCTCAGGCAGCAGCAAGAAGCCGGCGATCACTTGCCGATATTAAGAATCCTAGGATCAATGACCGTGCTGCTCCTGCAAATCGTCAGAGGCCACTGGCTGCTGTGTCTAAAAGGAATGGGAAAGCAGTAATGCTGAAGGAATGCAAGGTGAAGCCTGAAGTCATTGTGATTAGTCCAGATAccgagaaggagaagaaagccaAAACCTCAGGGGGCCCGAGAGTCTGTAGGAGGGTACCAACACTTTTTGGTAATTTGACAAAATGCAGCAGG GCTTCTGATGGGGTTGTCAGCAGCCCGAAGAAGACAGATCCATATGACATTGATACACCTGATTCTTGCAATGAGCTGGCAGTGGTTGAATATGTTGAGGACATCTACAGATTCTACAAGAGCACTGAG GGCACCTGCCTGCCCCTCAGCAGCTACATGAGCTCGCAGACTGAAATCAGCGAGAGAATGAGAGCTATCCTTATCGACTGGATTATCGAGGTACAGTACAGGCTTATTCTAATGCCAGAGACACTTTACTTGACCGTCTACATCATCGATCAGTACTTGTCCATGGAGAGTGTTCCAAGAAAGGAGCTACAGCTCGTCGGCATAAGTGCCGTGCTGATAGCAAGCAAGTATGAAGAGACATGGGCTCCACTG GTCAAGGATTTGCTGTGCATTTGTGACAATGCCTTTACCAGAGACCAGGTTCTGACCAAGGAAAAAGCCATCCTGGACAGGCTCCATTGGAACTTGACGGTTCCAACAATGTACATGTTCATTGTTCGGTATCTGAAAGCCGCAATGGGCGACAAAAAG CTTGAGAACATGGCATTCTTCTACTCTGAGCTGGCATTGGTCCAGTACACGATGCTGGTTTACCCTCCATCAGTGACCGCAGCTGCTGCCGTCTATGCTGCCAGGTGTACCCTTGGAATGAATCCACTGTGGACTGATATTCTGGAGCATCACACTGGCTTAAGTGAGCCACAGTTACT GGATTGCGCTAGGCGGCTGATCAACTTCCATGCCCTGGCTCCGGAAAGCAAGCAGAAGGCGGTGTACAAGAAATACTCCAGCCCCAAGCTCGGGGCCGTCGCGCTTCAATACCCTGACAAGAAGCTGTTGCCAGTTTGA